A DNA window from Nitrospira sp. contains the following coding sequences:
- a CDS encoding Peptidase (MaGe:77307413), with the protein MRAFKLWCLVHKWTSLLCTLFLLLLCLSGLPLIFAEEIDHWLEASVTPPEMAGATLKADLDALAVDARVRRPQEVIQTFARDEDASAWFVSMGETLDATESSALFMYDSRTGALLQDLPLREGVLHVMFMLHVELFAGLPGTLFLGGMGLLFLASIVSGVVVYGPFMRKLPFGTVRHIGSPRLAWLDLHNLLGIVTVVWALVVGGTGVINTLARPLFAYWQQTELAEMTAPWQGKPAPAVFSSLDRAVAAAEALDVQKEAAFVALPGTPSAGPHHYAVFLRGRTPFTVRLLEPVLIDAETGAVAATRAMPWYMTVLLLSQPLHFGDYGGQPLKIVWAVLDLMTIGVLLSGLYLWWNKGHRTDGLLWAETGQENERARSTDAGAVRR; encoded by the coding sequence GTGAGGGCGTTCAAGCTGTGGTGCCTCGTCCATAAGTGGACGAGCTTGCTCTGTACCCTGTTTCTGCTGCTCCTCTGCTTGAGCGGTCTGCCACTGATTTTTGCAGAAGAAATCGACCATTGGCTGGAGGCATCCGTGACGCCGCCCGAGATGGCTGGCGCAACGTTGAAAGCCGATCTCGATGCGCTGGCAGTCGATGCCCGCGTGCGCCGGCCGCAGGAGGTGATTCAAACTTTCGCCCGGGATGAAGATGCGTCGGCCTGGTTTGTCTCAATGGGAGAGACGCTTGATGCCACGGAGAGCTCAGCGCTCTTCATGTACGACAGCCGGACCGGCGCGCTGTTGCAAGATCTTCCACTTCGAGAAGGTGTGCTGCACGTTATGTTCATGCTGCACGTCGAGCTGTTTGCTGGCTTGCCGGGCACGTTGTTTTTGGGCGGCATGGGCCTGCTCTTTCTTGCCTCGATCGTGTCGGGTGTCGTGGTCTATGGGCCGTTTATGCGCAAGCTGCCTTTCGGGACCGTTCGTCATATCGGGAGTCCGCGCTTGGCATGGCTAGACCTGCATAATCTTCTGGGCATCGTCACTGTGGTTTGGGCGCTCGTCGTCGGTGGCACCGGCGTCATTAATACGCTGGCCAGACCGCTGTTTGCCTACTGGCAGCAGACGGAATTGGCTGAGATGACCGCGCCCTGGCAAGGCAAGCCGGCCCCAGCGGTGTTCAGTTCCCTTGATCGTGCGGTGGCTGCAGCGGAGGCGCTGGATGTTCAGAAAGAGGCGGCCTTTGTGGCCCTTCCCGGTACTCCCTCTGCAGGGCCGCATCACTACGCGGTCTTTCTCAGGGGGCGGACTCCGTTCACGGTACGGCTGCTGGAGCCTGTCCTGATCGATGCGGAGACCGGCGCTGTGGCGGCGACGCGGGCGATGCCCTGGTACATGACGGTGTTGCTGCTCTCCCAGCCGCTGCACTTTGGAGATTATGGGGGACAGCCGCTGAAAATCGTCTGGGCGGTACTGGACCTCATGACGATCGGGGTCTTGCTCAGCGGTTTGTATCTTTGGTGGAACAAAGGACATCGGACAGATGGGCTGCTTTGGGCTGAGACCGGCCAAGAGAATGAACGGGCGCGTTCCACGGACGCAGGAGCGGTGC
- a CDS encoding hypothetical protein (Evidence 4 : Unknown function but conserved in other organisms; MaGe:77307414) — translation MNVVVLLITLALTACAEGRWEQAGKSEAQTQADWDICKREVLSGQEHAKETLAGGINLSGCMQSKGYRYDDEPLTRSPSVDVPAVR, via the coding sequence ATGAACGTCGTTGTCCTTCTGATCACGTTGGCGCTTACCGCTTGCGCCGAAGGACGGTGGGAACAAGCGGGTAAATCCGAGGCGCAAACGCAAGCGGATTGGGATATCTGCAAGCGAGAGGTCTTGTCTGGACAGGAGCATGCGAAAGAGACGCTGGCTGGCGGAATTAATTTGAGCGGGTGCATGCAGTCGAAGGGGTATCGCTATGATGATGAGCCACTCACGCGCTCTCCCAGCGTGGATGTTCCGGCAGTCCGCTAA
- a CDS encoding Ferrichrome-iron receptor (MaGe:77307415), whose amino-acid sequence MMRGQVIGMRIGTWGRRCMAVALLAMSLVLPAFAQNSEVSLDIPPQDLSTALAALAEQANVQVLYASELAGNRLTKGAVGTMSLEEGLRQVLEGTGLQYVVTDGRTVTLQQAPVPAVSTESNGGSSPSAKQKPIKVPEIVVKEVRERDDVKTYVADEASTATRTDTPIKDVPQSIQVITRKVIEEQRTFRLQNSLENVSGINATDSGSSLYENLIIRGFSATSRSYYRNGLLDPFTQFMPVDTYNVRRLEVLKGPAAVLYGQGDPGGIINVVTNKPLADAAYSASTTIGNFNFYRSELDATGPLNQNKTVLYRLNVAGQRANSFIDFANRDMAAIAPSVTWLLGSRTTLTVDADYMRRWSNDPYGLPAQGTVWGNSNGNIPRNRSVTLGEFGSFNRTSYRIGYDLSHQFNDKWSIRNAYRHSLVEDDRNNLYTAPDSLDLDQRTLNRTQVRQPGVARYHAHSMVTNVVGHVRVLDMDHTLLAGVELRQEKTDQFVFSGDVAPTLDLFAPNYSQAPVPALGAIFQGSFQGDNKTAAAYVQDQIALLPNLKFMGGVRFDYVHQSTQSAAASDASDNHAVSPRLGLVYQPIEPLSLYTSWTKGFQPNSPSSFNPNGSLFKPERSTQYEVGAKVFLLDQRVSATLAWFHLTRENLLTPSADPALSTLGYSVQTGEQRSQGIELDVTARVTPGWNVIAGYAYTDAEVTKDNDATLLHKRLANVPYNKFTLWSTYYVQEGALKGFGVGGGLFAYGSRNASMFGDPIEMPAYIRADAALYYNHELQARNWLGAKAVNVAFNVRNLLDQRYVATSYNGSAFFFYGEPLTVLGTVGLRF is encoded by the coding sequence ATGATGAGAGGGCAGGTAATCGGAATGCGGATCGGAACATGGGGAAGGCGGTGCATGGCTGTGGCGCTGCTAGCGATGAGCCTGGTTTTGCCGGCCTTCGCGCAAAACAGTGAGGTCTCGCTGGATATTCCCCCCCAAGACCTGTCGACGGCGCTGGCGGCGCTGGCGGAACAGGCGAACGTGCAAGTGCTCTATGCATCGGAGCTTGCCGGAAACCGCCTGACCAAGGGCGCGGTCGGTACGATGTCGCTGGAGGAAGGTCTCAGGCAGGTGTTGGAGGGGACGGGATTGCAGTACGTCGTGACAGATGGCAGGACCGTCACGCTTCAGCAGGCGCCAGTTCCGGCGGTCTCGACGGAGTCCAACGGGGGCTCGAGTCCTTCCGCGAAACAGAAGCCCATCAAGGTGCCGGAGATTGTGGTGAAAGAGGTGCGGGAACGGGACGACGTGAAAACGTACGTGGCCGACGAAGCCAGCACCGCGACGCGAACCGATACGCCGATCAAGGACGTGCCGCAATCTATTCAGGTCATCACCCGCAAGGTCATTGAAGAGCAGCGCACCTTCCGATTGCAAAACTCGCTGGAAAATGTCTCGGGGATTAATGCAACGGACTCCGGCTCGTCGCTCTACGAGAATCTCATCATCCGGGGGTTTTCGGCGACCAGCCGCAGCTATTATCGAAATGGGCTCCTGGATCCTTTCACGCAGTTCATGCCGGTGGACACGTACAACGTGCGCCGGCTGGAAGTGCTGAAGGGGCCGGCCGCGGTCCTGTACGGCCAGGGAGATCCCGGCGGCATCATCAATGTGGTGACCAATAAGCCCTTGGCGGATGCGGCCTATTCAGCCAGCACCACCATCGGCAATTTTAATTTCTACCGCTCGGAGCTGGACGCGACGGGGCCGTTGAATCAAAACAAGACGGTGCTCTATCGCCTGAATGTGGCCGGTCAACGGGCGAACAGCTTTATCGACTTTGCGAACCGCGATATGGCGGCGATTGCGCCGAGTGTGACCTGGCTGCTGGGCTCGCGGACGACGTTGACGGTCGATGCCGATTACATGCGCCGCTGGAGCAACGATCCCTATGGCCTGCCGGCGCAAGGAACGGTCTGGGGCAATAGCAACGGCAACATCCCGAGAAACCGCTCGGTCACCCTGGGAGAGTTCGGCAGCTTTAACCGCACGTCCTACCGGATCGGCTACGATCTCTCGCATCAGTTCAACGACAAGTGGTCGATCCGGAACGCCTATCGGCATTCGCTGGTCGAGGACGATCGCAACAATCTCTATACAGCTCCGGACTCGCTGGATCTCGATCAACGCACCTTGAATCGCACTCAGGTCCGGCAGCCTGGCGTCGCCCGGTACCATGCGCATTCAATGGTCACGAACGTGGTTGGGCATGTCCGGGTGCTCGATATGGACCATACGCTGCTGGCGGGTGTCGAACTGCGCCAGGAAAAAACCGACCAGTTCGTGTTCTCCGGAGATGTGGCGCCAACGCTCGATTTATTTGCGCCGAACTATTCCCAGGCTCCCGTGCCGGCCCTCGGGGCGATCTTTCAGGGAAGCTTCCAAGGAGACAATAAAACGGCGGCCGCCTACGTGCAGGATCAGATTGCGCTCCTGCCGAACCTCAAATTCATGGGCGGGGTGCGGTTCGACTATGTGCATCAATCGACGCAATCCGCGGCGGCCAGCGATGCGTCGGACAATCATGCCGTCAGTCCGCGGCTGGGGCTGGTGTATCAGCCGATCGAACCGCTCTCGCTCTATACCTCCTGGACGAAAGGGTTCCAGCCCAATTCACCCTCGTCGTTCAATCCGAATGGCAGTTTGTTCAAGCCCGAGCGCTCGACGCAATATGAAGTGGGGGCGAAGGTCTTCCTGCTGGATCAGCGCGTGTCCGCCACCCTGGCCTGGTTTCATCTGACGCGGGAAAATCTGCTGACTCCCAGCGCGGATCCAGCGCTGTCGACGCTTGGCTATTCGGTGCAGACCGGAGAGCAGCGCAGCCAGGGCATCGAATTGGATGTGACGGCGCGAGTCACACCGGGCTGGAACGTCATCGCCGGCTACGCCTATACCGATGCCGAGGTGACAAAGGACAACGATGCGACCTTGCTCCACAAGCGCCTGGCGAATGTGCCGTACAACAAATTTACGCTGTGGTCTACGTATTATGTGCAGGAGGGTGCGCTGAAGGGATTCGGGGTTGGCGGAGGCCTCTTTGCCTACGGCAGCCGGAATGCCTCGATGTTCGGAGATCCGATTGAAATGCCAGCCTATATCAGGGCCGATGCGGCGTTGTACTACAACCATGAGCTGCAAGCCAGAAACTGGCTGGGCGCGAAGGCCGTGAATGTGGCGTTCAATGTGCGCAATCTTCTCGATCAGCGGTATGTGGCCACGTCGTACAACGGTTCGGCGTTCTTCTTCTATGGGGAGCCGCTTACTGTATTGGGGACGGTGGGGTTGCGGTTCTAA
- a CDS encoding hypothetical protein (Evidence 5 : Unknown function; MaGe:77307416): protein MFEFSARCHSVQIARQVYARPCVSYPVGRERWADVLECGRRFTPPPVGVAVNESSRPAPLPTDVRCHCGKLIARWEQGSLVIKCARCGRFVTIHHSAIRGTPPADLASRYPR from the coding sequence GTGTTCGAGTTCTCCGCTAGATGTCACTCGGTGCAGATTGCACGTCAGGTTTATGCCCGTCCATGCGTCTCATACCCCGTGGGCAGAGAGCGATGGGCGGATGTTCTGGAATGCGGGCGGCGGTTCACGCCGCCGCCTGTTGGTGTGGCTGTGAACGAATCCTCTAGGCCGGCGCCACTGCCGACGGATGTGCGTTGTCACTGCGGGAAATTGATCGCCCGCTGGGAACAGGGCAGTCTCGTCATCAAGTGTGCGCGGTGCGGACGGTTCGTCACCATTCACCATTCGGCTATCCGCGGCACGCCGCCGGCCGATCTGGCTTCTAGATACCCCCGGTAA
- a CDS encoding conserved exported protein of unknown function (Evidence 4 : Unknown function but conserved in other organisms; MaGe:77307417) — protein MNRQTIVRGNSQRVHQPVRQWSRMLCGVLLLCLMGSSAWAENKAEKAFQVVATDTKGVETDVKNVIFYWEEKISETAFVPHELREVPVKRGTATVKIKFDGIKQIDLKPSGNATPPNVTITLNDGKTGEFVLAIAGSFKGQSDFGEVELPAAEIKKLMFK, from the coding sequence ATGAATCGCCAGACGATCGTGCGGGGAAACAGTCAACGGGTTCACCAACCGGTTCGCCAATGGTCTCGCATGCTGTGCGGCGTGCTGCTGCTCTGCCTGATGGGCAGCTCCGCCTGGGCGGAGAACAAAGCCGAGAAGGCCTTCCAGGTCGTCGCGACCGATACCAAAGGCGTGGAAACGGACGTCAAGAACGTTATTTTTTATTGGGAAGAGAAAATCAGCGAAACGGCATTTGTTCCGCATGAATTGAGAGAGGTGCCGGTCAAGCGCGGGACCGCGACCGTCAAGATCAAGTTTGACGGCATCAAGCAGATCGATCTCAAGCCGTCAGGAAACGCCACGCCTCCAAACGTCACCATCACGCTGAATGATGGCAAGACGGGAGAGTTCGTGCTCGCCATTGCTGGCAGTTTCAAGGGGCAGTCCGATTTCGGAGAAGTCGAATTGCCGGCGGCTGAAATCAAAAAGTTGATGTTCAAGTAG
- a CDS encoding Ferric siderophore transport system, periplasmic binding protein TonB (MaGe:77307418), with amino-acid sequence MTAVEFNRLSGGTGPAHAHGWMVSMCCHLLGVGCALLLMTDIEKPILPASFQWEVAVVEPPPSAAPPPVEPARVAPSPQPVKQVVEPPTPVAPPVPVQQAVRESPQAVEAAEPVQQTVREVSREIASVEPIQQAVAEVATQAAASIERPMTQPVESQAVAASRTAVVEQSLSQVAMPTQVARAQLASMPAQIEAAAHVTERESPLVETASPTIEHRTVQQRRVRHREVRADYGWLSDALWRRVEELKRYPAQAKSNHWEGKVVVEAVIRADGAVVGLSIAESSGRALLDQEAMAVMRQASPLSLKHPLGASSVTILVPISYRLDG; translated from the coding sequence TGCTAGGCGTCGGGTGCGCCCTGCTCTTGATGACGGACATCGAGAAGCCGATTTTGCCGGCATCGTTTCAATGGGAGGTGGCCGTGGTCGAGCCTCCGCCTTCCGCTGCCCCGCCACCAGTCGAACCGGCCAGAGTTGCTCCGAGTCCTCAACCGGTCAAGCAAGTGGTCGAGCCTCCGACACCCGTGGCGCCCCCGGTGCCGGTTCAGCAAGCGGTCCGCGAATCCCCCCAGGCGGTTGAAGCCGCTGAGCCGGTGCAGCAGACGGTTCGCGAAGTTTCCCGGGAGATCGCATCTGTCGAGCCGATCCAGCAAGCGGTTGCTGAAGTTGCGACTCAGGCTGCGGCATCGATCGAACGACCGATGACCCAGCCTGTCGAATCGCAGGCCGTTGCCGCCAGCCGGACGGCGGTCGTCGAGCAGAGCCTGTCGCAGGTGGCCATGCCTACACAGGTTGCGCGGGCTCAGCTGGCATCAATGCCGGCTCAGATCGAAGCAGCGGCTCACGTTACGGAGCGTGAATCGCCGCTTGTCGAGACGGCTTCTCCGACAATCGAACATCGAACCGTGCAGCAACGCCGGGTTCGGCATCGGGAGGTTCGCGCCGACTATGGGTGGCTCAGCGATGCGCTGTGGCGCCGGGTTGAAGAACTGAAACGGTATCCGGCACAGGCGAAAAGCAATCACTGGGAAGGCAAAGTCGTGGTGGAGGCCGTGATCCGCGCCGACGGCGCGGTTGTCGGTCTCAGCATTGCGGAGAGCTCGGGGCGCGCGTTGTTGGATCAAGAAGCCATGGCGGTGATGAGGCAGGCCTCTCCGCTGTCGCTCAAGCATCCGTTGGGAGCGTCGAGCGTCACGATTTTAGTGCCGATCAGTTATCGGTTGGATGGGTAA